A part of Streptomyces sp. NBC_00557 genomic DNA contains:
- a CDS encoding PaaX family transcriptional regulator, with protein MTGPVPRPQSLLLSFLGDEVLGRGVCVYTGSVIEVFRRAGVGEQATRSTLTRMVGRGLLSRRREGRRTYVGLTERSEAILRDGERRIWKTGAVNRDWDGTWTLLGFSLPESWQRQRHDLRSQLTWAGFGALFSGLWIAPGEADVSGIVAELGLEAHVKVFRARADTGTDIAEMIDDTWDLPELAARYRDFQASWQPYASGGARPAGEDALALRLRLTAEWLQVIRSDPRLPLRHLPADWPAAAAEQTFRAVHAALEAPARDAARRLIETIPAA; from the coding sequence GTGACCGGTCCTGTCCCCCGCCCCCAGTCCCTCCTGCTCAGCTTCCTCGGTGACGAGGTGCTGGGCCGCGGGGTGTGCGTCTACACGGGCAGCGTCATCGAGGTCTTCCGGCGCGCCGGAGTGGGAGAGCAGGCCACCCGGTCCACGCTCACCCGCATGGTCGGCCGGGGCCTGCTGAGCCGGCGGCGCGAGGGCCGGCGGACCTATGTCGGCCTCACCGAGCGCTCGGAGGCGATCCTGCGCGACGGCGAGCGGCGCATCTGGAAGACGGGTGCGGTCAACCGGGACTGGGACGGCACCTGGACCCTGCTCGGCTTCTCGCTCCCGGAGTCGTGGCAGCGGCAACGGCACGATCTTCGTTCGCAGTTGACCTGGGCCGGCTTCGGCGCGCTGTTCAGCGGGCTGTGGATCGCGCCGGGCGAGGCGGACGTCTCCGGGATCGTCGCCGAACTCGGCCTGGAGGCGCACGTCAAGGTCTTCCGGGCACGCGCGGACACCGGGACGGACATCGCCGAGATGATCGACGACACCTGGGACCTGCCGGAACTGGCCGCACGCTACCGGGACTTCCAGGCGTCCTGGCAGCCGTACGCCTCGGGCGGCGCGCGTCCGGCCGGCGAGGACGCCCTCGCCCTGCGCCTCCGGCTGACCGCCGAGTGGCTCCAGGTGATCCGCAGCGACCCCCGGTTGCCCCTGCGGCATCTGCCGGCGGACTGGCCCGCGGCCGCCGCCGAGCAGACGTTCCGCGCGGTCCACGCCGCCCTGGAGGCGCCCGCACGGGACGCGGCGCGCCGGCTGATCGAGACGATCCCGGCGGCGTAG
- a CDS encoding MarR family winged helix-turn-helix transcriptional regulator gives MRALHADTGYLLYRLGLRSGQLFNTFLQESGLRLRHYAVLRFLATCEGALQRELSARLGYDPSAIVGLVDDLEKLGFAERRPAPEDRRSRIVVLTDGGRAFLRDTDQAGRRVTDELLTPLAPAERETLHALLLRVAENRLD, from the coding sequence ATGCGGGCGCTGCACGCGGACACCGGCTATCTGCTGTACCGCCTGGGGCTGCGCTCGGGGCAGTTGTTCAACACGTTCCTGCAGGAGTCGGGGCTGCGGCTGCGGCACTACGCCGTGCTCCGCTTCCTCGCCACGTGCGAGGGCGCGCTCCAGCGCGAGCTGAGCGCGCGGCTCGGCTACGACCCGAGCGCGATCGTCGGCCTGGTGGACGACCTGGAGAAGCTGGGCTTCGCCGAGCGCCGCCCCGCCCCGGAGGACCGCCGCAGCCGTATCGTCGTTCTCACCGACGGCGGCCGGGCGTTCCTGCGCGACACGGACCAGGCGGGCCGGCGTGTGACCGACGAACTGCTCACCCCGCTCGCCCCCGCCGAACGGGAGACGCTGCACGCCCTCCTGCTGCGCGTCGCGGAGAACAGGCTCGACTGA
- a CDS encoding SDR family NAD(P)-dependent oxidoreductase, with protein sequence MPTIDLTGKVAVVTGSGRGLGLAYAHALAAHGASVVVNDVDDAVAEAAVKSLTEAGGTAVAEVVPVGTAEAADRLVSRAVEEFGRLDVLVTNAGILRDKVLWKMTDDDFDAVLTTHLRGTFTCARAAAVRMREQGEGGTLVLVGSPAGQRGNFGQTNYAAAKAGIAAMARTWSMELARARITVNAIVPVAATAMTETIPAFAPYVEAMRNGEPLPDFLRKGEGFGTPEDCAALVPFLASEAARGITGQCIGIGGDKVALWSHPQEIRAAYADGGWTPDTLAAAWHTSVGAEPQTVGIPAPKIPEA encoded by the coding sequence GTGCCCACCATCGATCTGACCGGCAAGGTCGCCGTCGTCACCGGCAGCGGCCGGGGCCTCGGCCTGGCCTATGCGCACGCCCTGGCCGCCCACGGCGCGTCCGTGGTCGTCAACGACGTCGACGACGCCGTGGCCGAGGCGGCCGTCAAGTCCCTCACCGAGGCCGGCGGCACCGCCGTGGCCGAGGTGGTCCCGGTCGGCACGGCCGAGGCCGCCGACCGGCTGGTCAGCCGCGCCGTCGAGGAGTTCGGCCGGCTCGACGTCCTCGTCACCAACGCGGGCATCCTGCGCGACAAGGTGCTGTGGAAGATGACCGACGACGACTTCGACGCGGTGCTCACCACCCATCTGAGGGGCACCTTCACCTGCGCCCGCGCCGCCGCCGTCCGCATGCGCGAGCAGGGCGAGGGCGGCACGCTCGTCCTCGTCGGCTCCCCGGCCGGGCAGCGGGGCAACTTCGGCCAGACCAACTACGCCGCCGCCAAGGCCGGGATCGCCGCGATGGCCCGCACCTGGTCCATGGAACTGGCCCGCGCCCGCATCACCGTCAACGCGATCGTGCCGGTCGCCGCCACCGCGATGACCGAGACCATCCCCGCCTTCGCCCCGTACGTCGAGGCCATGAGGAACGGCGAGCCGCTGCCGGACTTCCTGCGCAAGGGCGAGGGGTTCGGCACCCCCGAGGACTGCGCGGCGCTCGTCCCCTTCCTGGCCTCCGAGGCCGCCCGCGGCATCACCGGCCAGTGCATCGGGATCGGCGGCGACAAGGTGGCCCTCTGGTCGCATCCGCAGGAGATCCGGGCCGCCTACGCCGACGGCGGCTGGACGCCGGACACCCTGGCCGCCGCCTGGCACACCTCGGTCGGCGCCGAACCGCAGACCGTGGGCATCCCCGCCCCGAAGATCCCGGAGGCGTGA
- a CDS encoding amidohydrolase family protein translates to MPTLNVEDLVAIDVHTHAEVSSKGHSSLDDHLHDASSAYFKVEGNRKPTLEETAAYYRERRMAAVIFTVDAESATGTAPVPNEEVAEAAAANADVLIPFASVDPFRGRAGVRQARRLVEEYGVKGFKFHPSIQGFFPNDRAVAYGLYEVIEETGAIALFHTGQTGIGAGVPGGGGIRLKYSNPLHVDDVAADFPHMKIILAHPSFPWQDEALAVATHKPGVHIDLSGWSPKYFPPQLVQYANTLLKDKVLFGSDFPVLTPDRWLADFAKLNVRDEVRPRILKENAARLLGLTKP, encoded by the coding sequence ATGCCGACCCTCAACGTCGAGGACCTCGTCGCGATCGACGTCCACACCCACGCGGAGGTGTCCTCCAAGGGCCACTCCTCCCTGGACGACCACCTGCACGACGCCTCCTCCGCCTACTTCAAGGTCGAGGGCAACCGGAAGCCCACCCTGGAGGAGACCGCCGCCTACTACCGCGAACGGCGGATGGCCGCCGTCATCTTCACGGTGGACGCCGAGTCCGCGACCGGCACGGCGCCCGTACCCAACGAGGAGGTCGCCGAGGCCGCGGCGGCCAACGCGGACGTCCTCATCCCCTTCGCCTCCGTCGACCCCTTCCGCGGCAGGGCGGGCGTGCGGCAGGCCCGGCGGCTGGTCGAGGAGTACGGGGTGAAGGGCTTCAAGTTCCACCCCAGCATCCAGGGCTTCTTCCCGAACGACCGCGCGGTGGCGTACGGCCTGTACGAGGTGATCGAGGAGACCGGCGCCATCGCCCTCTTCCACACCGGGCAGACCGGCATCGGCGCCGGCGTGCCCGGCGGCGGAGGCATCCGCCTGAAGTACTCCAACCCGCTCCACGTGGACGATGTGGCCGCGGACTTCCCGCACATGAAGATCATCCTGGCGCATCCGTCGTTCCCCTGGCAGGACGAGGCGCTCGCGGTGGCGACCCACAAGCCCGGCGTGCACATCGACCTCTCCGGCTGGTCGCCGAAGTACTTCCCGCCGCAGCTCGTGCAGTACGCCAACACGCTGCTGAAGGACAAGGTCCTGTTCGGCTCCGACTTCCCGGTGCTCACCCCGGACCGCTGGCTGGCCGACTTCGCGAAGCTGAACGTCAGGGACGAGGTCAGGCCCAGGATCCTCAAGGAGAACGCGGCCCGGCTGCTCGGGCTGACGAAACCGTAA
- a CDS encoding acyl-CoA synthetase, which translates to MRNEGLGSWPARRARKTPHRTALIHGGRSTDYRTLHTRVTRLAHVLRSRGVRRGDRIAHLGPNHPAYLETLFAAGTLGAVFVPLNTRLAGPEIAYQLADSGARALVYGPAHAGLVAGLPGETDVRTYLETGAAYEQALAAAPEEPIDEPVGPDDTCLIMYTSGTTGRPKGAMLTHGNITWNAVNVLVDHDLIADERALVSAPLFHTAGLNMLTLPVLLKGGACVLAEAFDPGTTLEMIERHRITFMFGVPTMFDQIARHPRWADADLSSLRILTCGGSPVPTPLITAYQQRGLTFLQGYGMTEAAPGTLFLDAEHAIGKAGSAGVPHFFSDVRVVRPDLTPVDVGETGEVVVRGPHVMPGYWGLPEETEAAFADGWFRSGDAARVDEDGYVYIVDRIKDMIISGGENVYPAEIEDLLLAHPGIAECAVIGVADAAWGEVPRAIVVPADGADLDPDEVLATLSGRLAKYKIPKSVVVADELPRTASGKLLKSRLRHRYGTPTP; encoded by the coding sequence ATGCGCAACGAGGGACTGGGGTCGTGGCCCGCACGCCGGGCCCGCAAGACCCCGCACCGCACGGCCCTGATCCACGGCGGCCGGTCGACCGACTACCGCACCCTGCACACCCGCGTCACCCGCCTCGCCCACGTCCTGCGCTCCCGAGGCGTCCGGCGCGGCGACCGCATCGCCCACCTCGGCCCCAACCACCCCGCCTACCTGGAGACCCTGTTCGCCGCCGGCACCCTCGGCGCGGTGTTCGTCCCCCTCAACACCCGCCTGGCCGGCCCCGAGATCGCCTACCAGCTCGCCGACTCCGGAGCCAGGGCCCTGGTGTACGGCCCCGCCCACGCCGGCCTCGTCGCGGGACTGCCGGGCGAGACGGACGTACGGACGTACCTCGAGACCGGCGCGGCCTACGAACAGGCGCTGGCGGCCGCGCCGGAGGAACCCATCGACGAACCGGTCGGCCCCGACGACACCTGCCTCATCATGTACACCTCGGGCACGACCGGACGCCCCAAGGGCGCGATGCTCACCCACGGCAACATCACCTGGAACGCCGTCAACGTCCTGGTCGACCACGACCTGATCGCCGACGAACGCGCCCTGGTCTCCGCCCCGTTGTTCCACACGGCCGGCCTCAACATGCTCACCCTGCCGGTCCTGCTCAAGGGCGGCGCCTGTGTCCTGGCCGAGGCCTTCGACCCCGGGACGACCCTCGAGATGATCGAACGGCACCGGATCACCTTCATGTTCGGGGTGCCGACGATGTTCGACCAGATCGCCCGGCACCCCCGCTGGGCGGACGCCGACCTGTCCTCGCTGCGCATCCTCACCTGCGGCGGATCGCCGGTGCCGACCCCGCTCATCACCGCCTACCAGCAGCGCGGGCTCACCTTCCTGCAGGGCTACGGCATGACCGAGGCCGCGCCCGGCACCCTCTTCCTGGACGCCGAGCACGCCATCGGCAAGGCAGGCTCGGCCGGCGTACCGCACTTCTTCAGCGACGTACGCGTCGTACGGCCCGACCTCACCCCGGTCGACGTCGGCGAGACCGGCGAGGTGGTGGTGCGCGGACCCCATGTCATGCCCGGCTACTGGGGGCTGCCCGAGGAGACGGAGGCCGCCTTCGCCGACGGCTGGTTCCGCAGCGGCGACGCGGCCCGTGTCGACGAGGACGGCTACGTGTACATCGTCGACCGGATCAAAGACATGATCATCTCGGGCGGCGAGAACGTCTACCCCGCCGAGATAGAGGACCTCCTCCTCGCCCACCCCGGCATCGCCGAGTGCGCGGTGATCGGTGTCGCGGACGCCGCGTGGGGCGAGGTGCCCCGCGCGATCGTCGTCCCCGCCGACGGGGCCGACCTCGACCCGGACGAGGTCCTGGCCACGCTGTCCGGGCGGCTGGCCAAGTACAAGATCCCCAAATCGGTGGTCGTCGCGGACGAACTCCCGCGCACCGCCTCCGGAAAACTCCTCAAGTCCCGCCTCCGCCACCGCTACGGCACCCCGACTCCCTGA
- a CDS encoding MaoC family dehydratase, whose protein sequence is MSITVNGLDELKKLAGTDLGTSEWIEVTQERIDTFADATGDHQWIHTDPERAAQGPFGAPIAHGYLTLSLFIPLFTELLDVQGVTTKVNYGLNKVRFPAPVKAGSRIRLAARLTSVEDVPGGVQITVDGTIEIEDGAKPAAVLQSLSRFYA, encoded by the coding sequence ATGAGCATCACCGTCAACGGCCTGGACGAACTGAAGAAGCTCGCCGGCACCGACCTCGGCACCAGCGAGTGGATCGAGGTCACGCAGGAGCGGATCGACACCTTCGCCGACGCCACCGGCGACCACCAGTGGATCCACACCGACCCCGAGCGGGCGGCCCAGGGCCCCTTCGGCGCACCGATCGCGCACGGCTACCTCACCCTGTCCCTGTTCATCCCCCTCTTCACCGAACTGCTGGACGTGCAGGGCGTCACCACCAAGGTCAACTACGGCCTGAACAAGGTCCGTTTCCCCGCACCCGTGAAGGCGGGCTCCCGCATCCGGCTCGCCGCCCGCCTCACCTCGGTCGAGGACGTGCCCGGCGGCGTCCAGATCACCGTCGACGGCACGATCGAGATCGAGGACGGCGCCAAGCCGGCCGCGGTGCTGCAGAGTCTGTCCCGCTTCTACGCCTGA
- a CDS encoding endonuclease/exonuclease/phosphatase family protein, whose protein sequence is MRFATFNVLHGVETGGDGRPVPVPDEVPWRPLADAVAALDADVLALQELDRFQDRSGRADQAAVAAGAMDAHDWRYASALHGRPVPGRGWVPDPARPGPLLYGPQHAGPAPEAPSHGIALLSRLPVREWRVLPLSPAPCPVPLRVAGRPGLALSRDQPRAAVAAVLEGARGPFTVAAVHLSFVPGWNIGQLLTVCRRLAGLPRPQLLLGDLNLVGALPRTVLDLAAPGSARRSADRWRDLIRLPTYPAHRPLVQLDRVLAKGVTAESVRSASAPGTAISDHRPVVVELAL, encoded by the coding sequence GTGCGCTTCGCGACCTTCAACGTCCTGCACGGCGTGGAGACGGGGGGCGACGGCCGTCCGGTGCCCGTGCCGGACGAGGTCCCCTGGCGGCCGCTGGCCGATGCCGTCGCCGCTCTCGACGCCGATGTGCTGGCCCTGCAGGAGCTCGACCGGTTCCAGGACCGGTCGGGCCGGGCCGACCAGGCCGCCGTTGCCGCCGGCGCCATGGACGCGCACGACTGGCGTTACGCCTCCGCCCTGCACGGAAGGCCGGTGCCGGGACGGGGCTGGGTCCCCGACCCGGCGCGGCCGGGGCCGCTCCTCTACGGTCCGCAGCACGCCGGCCCGGCGCCGGAGGCCCCCTCGCACGGCATCGCGCTCCTGTCCCGCCTTCCGGTGCGGGAGTGGCGGGTGCTGCCGCTGTCTCCGGCGCCCTGCCCGGTCCCGTTGCGGGTCGCCGGCCGGCCCGGACTCGCCCTGAGCCGGGACCAGCCGCGTGCCGCGGTGGCGGCGGTGCTGGAGGGAGCGCGCGGCCCGTTCACCGTGGCGGCGGTGCACCTTTCCTTCGTGCCCGGCTGGAACATCGGCCAGTTGCTCACCGTGTGCCGCCGGCTCGCCGGACTGCCCCGGCCGCAGCTGCTGCTCGGCGACCTCAACCTGGTGGGTGCGCTGCCGCGAACCGTGCTCGACCTGGCGGCACCGGGCTCGGCACGGCGGTCGGCCGACCGCTGGCGGGACCTGATCCGCCTCCCGACCTATCCCGCCCACCGTCCCCTCGTGCAGCTGGACCGCGTCCTCGCGAAGGGCGTCACGGCGGAGTCGGTGCGCTCGGCATCCGCGCCGGGCACGGCGATCTCGGATCACCGCCCCGTGGTGGTCGAGCTGGCGCTGTGA
- a CDS encoding TetR/AcrR family transcriptional regulator has protein sequence MNEPAFQRARSAEAKQARERAILDAARTLGRRHGIREVTLTDIAAAVGMHKSALLRYFETREQIFLELTAEGWREWSAELRAGLESRAQATPAEVAVAFAGTLAARPMFCDLLAQAPLNLERNVSVESVRSFKLATLHEVELIGKELHRLLGLTETQAVDTVATATAMAGALWQMATPGPRLRELYASDPRLGHAVVEVEPRLTRVLTAYLTGLGTRPATAA, from the coding sequence ATGAACGAGCCTGCCTTTCAGCGTGCGCGCAGTGCCGAGGCCAAACAGGCACGGGAACGGGCGATCCTCGACGCGGCCCGCACGCTCGGCCGCCGGCACGGCATCCGCGAGGTCACCCTCACCGACATCGCCGCGGCCGTGGGCATGCACAAGTCGGCTCTGCTGCGGTACTTCGAGACCAGGGAGCAGATCTTCCTGGAGCTGACCGCGGAGGGCTGGCGGGAGTGGTCGGCGGAGCTGCGCGCGGGCCTGGAGAGCAGGGCGCAGGCCACGCCCGCCGAGGTCGCCGTCGCGTTCGCCGGCACGCTCGCCGCGCGCCCCATGTTCTGCGACCTGCTCGCCCAGGCGCCGCTGAACCTGGAACGGAACGTGTCGGTCGAATCGGTACGCTCGTTCAAGCTCGCGACCCTCCACGAGGTCGAGCTGATCGGCAAGGAGCTGCACCGGCTGCTCGGGCTGACCGAGACGCAGGCGGTCGACACGGTCGCCACGGCGACCGCGATGGCCGGGGCCCTGTGGCAGATGGCCACCCCCGGGCCGCGGCTGCGCGAGCTCTACGCGAGCGATCCCCGGCTCGGCCATGCCGTCGTCGAGGTGGAGCCCCGGCTGACCCGCGTTCTGACCGCCTATCTGACGGGGCTCGGCACCCGGCCCGCCACGGCCGCGTGA
- a CDS encoding SDR family NAD(P)-dependent oxidoreductase: MSRQNTQVWFITGSSRGLGRALVSAALDAGDRVVATARRPEVLAEAFGAYGDRLLPLALDVTDPDAARRAVAEAVARFGRLDVIVNNAGYANVAPIETADDDDFRAQFETNFWGVYHVTKAALPLLRRQRAGTVVQFSSIGGRVGGSPGIASYQAAKFAVDGFSRVLAAETAPFGVRVMVVEPSGFATDWAGSSMTVHAIPDAYDETVGAMNRRVRQSTAGAAGDPRRAAEIIVRTVHQEQVPSHLLLGVNAVTMAQDYSRRQLAQATEWEKAGRSADFGEPYPVELPTEQRG; encoded by the coding sequence ATGAGTCGACAGAACACGCAGGTCTGGTTCATCACCGGTTCGTCGCGCGGCCTCGGCCGCGCCCTGGTCTCCGCCGCCCTCGACGCCGGAGACCGCGTCGTGGCCACCGCCCGCCGTCCCGAGGTGCTCGCGGAGGCCTTCGGCGCGTACGGCGACCGCCTCCTCCCCCTCGCCCTGGACGTCACGGACCCGGACGCCGCCCGGCGGGCCGTCGCCGAGGCGGTCGCGCGCTTCGGACGCCTCGACGTGATCGTGAACAACGCGGGATACGCCAACGTGGCGCCCATCGAGACGGCGGACGACGACGACTTCCGCGCCCAGTTCGAGACGAACTTCTGGGGCGTCTACCACGTCACGAAGGCCGCGCTGCCCCTCCTGCGCCGGCAACGGGCGGGCACCGTCGTGCAGTTCTCCTCGATCGGCGGCCGGGTCGGCGGCTCGCCGGGCATCGCCTCGTACCAGGCGGCCAAGTTCGCGGTCGACGGGTTCAGCCGGGTCCTGGCGGCCGAGACCGCGCCGTTCGGCGTGCGCGTCATGGTCGTGGAGCCGAGCGGCTTCGCCACGGACTGGGCCGGTTCCTCCATGACGGTCCACGCCATCCCCGACGCCTACGACGAGACGGTGGGCGCGATGAACCGGCGCGTCCGGCAGAGCACCGCCGGTGCGGCAGGGGACCCGCGCCGGGCGGCCGAGATCATCGTCCGCACCGTGCACCAGGAGCAGGTCCCCAGCCACCTCCTGCTGGGCGTGAACGCGGTGACGATGGCGCAGGACTACTCGCGGCGTCAGCTGGCGCAGGCGACCGAGTGGGAGAAGGCCGGCCGCTCGGCCGACTTCGGCGAGCCCTATCCCGTGGAGCTGCCGACCGAACAGCGCGGCTGA
- a CDS encoding pyridoxamine 5'-phosphate oxidase family protein codes for MPGPGTAGQPVAELDDRYSSALQARPGAAEVTATDWAEAERQLAAAEIFWLSTVRPDGRLHVTPVIAAWHEGVLYFSTGSGEQKARNLAHDGHCALTTGCNALGEGLDLVLEGEAEPVTDPAVLEQAITAYEAKYREHITSPDGTFHGIGDAARAGHVVVYAVTPDTAYGFGRREGVYSHTRWLF; via the coding sequence ATGCCCGGACCAGGAACCGCCGGACAGCCCGTCGCCGAGCTGGACGACCGCTACAGCTCCGCGCTCCAGGCCCGGCCGGGCGCCGCGGAGGTCACCGCCACGGACTGGGCGGAGGCCGAGCGGCAGCTGGCGGCCGCCGAGATCTTCTGGCTGTCCACGGTGCGGCCCGACGGCCGGCTTCATGTCACCCCCGTGATCGCCGCCTGGCACGAGGGGGTGCTGTACTTCTCCACCGGCTCAGGGGAGCAGAAGGCGCGCAACCTGGCTCACGACGGCCACTGCGCGCTGACCACCGGCTGCAACGCGCTCGGTGAAGGGCTGGACCTCGTGCTCGAGGGCGAGGCCGAGCCGGTCACCGATCCGGCCGTGCTGGAGCAGGCCATCACGGCGTACGAGGCGAAGTACCGGGAGCACATCACCTCCCCCGACGGCACCTTCCACGGGATCGGAGACGCCGCCCGCGCAGGGCATGTGGTGGTGTACGCGGTGACCCCGGACACGGCGTACGGCTTCGGCCGGCGCGAGGGTGTGTACAGCCATACTCGCTGGCTGTTCTGA
- a CDS encoding Gfo/Idh/MocA family protein: MVRTLGVAVVGFGWMGRVHTQAYARLPHHFPQLSVRPELIAVADEVPGRAEEAAGLYGFATATRDWREVAADPRVQAVSITAPNFLHREIGVAMAESGKHIWIEKPVGLTADDARAVADAAAKAGVQGTVGFNYRNAPAVETARELIASGGIGTVTHVRIRLFSDYAAHPDGALTWRYERGRGGSGVLGDLASHGVDLARFLLGEIVSLTADTAVFLPERARPTGATAGHSLASGGELGPVENEDYVNCLLRFASGTRGVLEACRVSVGEQNAYGFEVHGTKGAVFWDFRRMGELAVSRGTTYQDQPVSTVYVGPGHGEYAAFQPGAATSMGYDDLKVIEAYRFLRSVTEGTATGATLSDAVAAAVALDAMSRSAEQGTWVDVT; the protein is encoded by the coding sequence ATGGTGCGTACGCTCGGCGTCGCCGTCGTGGGATTCGGCTGGATGGGACGGGTGCACACCCAGGCGTACGCCCGTCTGCCCCACCACTTCCCGCAGTTGTCCGTGCGGCCGGAACTCATCGCCGTCGCGGACGAGGTACCGGGCCGGGCGGAGGAGGCGGCCGGTCTGTACGGCTTCGCCACCGCGACCCGCGACTGGCGTGAGGTGGCCGCCGATCCGCGCGTCCAGGCCGTCAGCATCACCGCCCCGAACTTCCTGCACCGGGAGATCGGCGTGGCGATGGCCGAGTCCGGCAAGCACATCTGGATCGAGAAGCCGGTGGGGCTGACCGCCGACGACGCCCGGGCCGTGGCCGACGCGGCGGCGAAGGCGGGAGTCCAGGGCACGGTCGGCTTCAACTACCGCAACGCGCCCGCCGTGGAGACGGCCCGGGAACTGATCGCCTCCGGCGGGATCGGCACGGTCACTCACGTCCGCATCCGCCTGTTCAGCGACTACGCCGCCCATCCGGACGGCGCCCTGACCTGGCGTTACGAGCGCGGCCGCGGTGGCAGCGGCGTACTGGGCGACCTCGCCTCGCACGGCGTGGACCTGGCCCGCTTCCTGCTCGGCGAGATCGTCTCGCTCACCGCCGACACCGCCGTCTTCCTGCCGGAGCGGGCCCGCCCGACCGGCGCCACGGCCGGTCACAGCCTCGCCTCCGGCGGCGAACTCGGCCCGGTGGAGAACGAGGACTACGTCAACTGCCTGCTGCGCTTCGCCTCCGGCACCCGCGGGGTCCTGGAGGCCTGCCGGGTCTCGGTCGGCGAGCAGAACGCCTACGGCTTCGAGGTGCACGGCACCAAGGGCGCCGTCTTCTGGGACTTCCGCCGCATGGGCGAACTCGCCGTCAGCCGCGGCACGACGTACCAGGACCAGCCCGTCAGCACGGTGTACGTCGGGCCCGGCCACGGCGAATACGCCGCTTTCCAGCCCGGGGCGGCCACCAGCATGGGGTACGACGACCTCAAGGTCATCGAGGCGTACCGCTTCCTGCGTTCCGTGACGGAGGGAACGGCGACCGGCGCGACGCTGAGCGACGCCGTAGCGGCCGCGGTGGCCCTGGACGCGATGTCCCGCTCCGCCGAGCAGGGAACGTGGGTGGACGTGACGTGA
- a CDS encoding LacI family DNA-binding transcriptional regulator: MGSPTIRDVAERAGVSKSLVSLVLRGSGGVRPEKREAVLAAVEALGYRPNAAARSLSERRTRTVGVLLNDLRNPWFVDLLDGLNTRLYDNGLHMLLADGHLNRRLGEDLTRTFTELRVDGLIAVGTLQDPQALRTAAGLVPTVVAGTREPVLPGVDIVANDDEHGARLATEHLIGLGHRRIAHIAGRGAVGALRRRSFEATMREHGLAGTAVVEQGDLTEEGGYRAAVRLLSRPQRPTAVFAVNDMTCVGALSAAEECGLQVPRDLSLVGYDNTSLSRLRHLWLTTVDNASHDVGRRAAQRLLDRIEEPDRPGEVDLATPFLEVRGTTGPPPGT, translated from the coding sequence ATGGGCTCCCCGACCATCCGTGACGTCGCCGAACGGGCCGGCGTGTCCAAGTCGCTGGTCTCGCTGGTGCTGCGCGGCTCGGGAGGTGTGCGGCCGGAGAAGCGCGAGGCGGTCCTCGCCGCGGTCGAAGCGCTCGGCTACCGGCCCAACGCCGCCGCCCGCAGCCTGAGCGAGCGGCGCACCCGGACCGTCGGGGTGCTGCTGAACGACCTGCGCAACCCCTGGTTCGTGGACCTGCTCGACGGGCTGAACACCCGGCTCTACGACAACGGCCTGCACATGCTGCTGGCCGACGGCCACCTCAACCGGCGCCTCGGCGAGGACCTCACCCGGACCTTCACCGAACTCCGCGTCGACGGCCTGATCGCCGTCGGCACGCTCCAGGACCCGCAGGCCCTGCGCACCGCCGCCGGGCTGGTCCCCACGGTCGTCGCCGGCACCCGCGAGCCGGTGCTGCCCGGAGTGGACATCGTCGCCAACGACGACGAACACGGAGCCCGCCTGGCCACCGAGCACCTCATCGGCCTCGGCCACCGCCGCATCGCCCACATCGCGGGCCGGGGCGCGGTCGGCGCCCTGCGCCGGCGCAGCTTCGAGGCGACCATGCGCGAGCACGGCCTCGCCGGCACGGCGGTCGTGGAACAGGGCGACCTCACCGAGGAGGGCGGCTACCGGGCCGCGGTCCGGCTCCTGAGCCGCCCGCAGCGTCCGACCGCCGTCTTCGCCGTCAACGACATGACCTGTGTCGGCGCGCTCTCCGCCGCCGAGGAATGCGGTCTCCAGGTGCCGCGTGACCTCTCCCTGGTCGGCTACGACAACACCTCCCTCTCCCGTCTGCGTCATCTGTGGCTTACCACGGTGGACAACGCCAGCCACGACGTGGGCCGGCGCGCCGCGCAACGGCTGCTCGACCGGATCGAGGAGCCGGACCGTCCGGGCGAGGTCGACCTCGCCACTCCGTTCCTCGAAGTGAGAGGCACGACCGGGCCGCCGCCCGGCACATGA